The region gcttgtctttcaaagacagttactcaacaataaaataagttatggtcacaaatttggtatcatttttgacaggaaagaacaacgcttgtattgatatgaaataatatggaaatagatttcaaatttttctgatataaagccgttttgtTACGTTTCCAAACTTGCTTTGAGGAGtttagttctagggttaaataaaagttaaattttgattttgaactgGGGGAAAATTGGCATAACTTAAGAAaaataaaatagtgtcaaaatacgcagaataaACTTCCCCATCTATTTaacataacaatgctgcataacaatatgcagactattgttctcatttaggAATCGAAAGGCcttacacagtattgttactgtgcatacATCCACtgttttgtaatggtgcatccaactgaaattataatacccatAGCATACCCATTGCAATATCGGaatcagaaacatgggtttgTGAAAATAATCTCTTCATATATGgcacatgtatttgaatacatgtgCATAGCTTGACTGACCTCTTGAGCTgcctaacactaggatccacagcatgctcatctaccagggcacagttcttcaacttctatacatttgtacattcattgaattggaatgtgggtacaaaaactcatactcagcaacttgagctcaaattttgcactgattattTAATTTCTAATTTCATTCTCAGAAATCATGAAGATCTTGTCGACCATCTTGATTGGAGTACTTGCCGTCTCCATGGTTACAAGTTATCCGGGTAagtaataatgggctattccatttaaaatccacactccccattatggaagatttagctagtgTCTTCGACAGAGGGGGTATCAGTTTTGAatgcaattgggtaacttccatttgaaatactcacaccagttgtgaaagatataggtaaaatcataatacagagagtatgggtttcaatatgtgactggacgcggcgaatcagccgtaaagtcggcccagtcaattttgttttatttcgtgtttagaaaatatataccataagctttaaaatggtatatcatttgacttcaaacgttTTTCAAAAGCggagttatgatttgttgaactctgttccttcgacaaaattgtattttttatcggttctacatgtgtctctttttctacatttctggtaataaatatccaacagtcataattggcggtcatttcaaatcatccccaagtcaacgaggttcagaaatatcctctcattgttcattgttgattatacatacctagacaaaatacaatgctttgttatccaccacttgaacaggatttagccaaagcaaacaaagacaagaactattctatagaaataggtagaagcttattatcctcttcagcagtagtattattgattgatttaaacagcgtttgatattaagatacttgtcgcaacgaattgatacacctatgaatacgaccttcacatacattttacactttaactcagaatacaatttgccgagtttacggctgattcgccgcgtccactcacatatggtcaattacatttgaaaaacataccccctcagtggaagatattgccaaaatcttccacaggggtaggggtagtgtggatttcaactggaatatagccaAATCACCAATGAGacctttctataacccgacatttaatttgcttcaaacaaaaggcatattgataagtgtgctttgctctactcaattaatatttttaaaacatgcttagcacttccataatgcctccaataccaccttaatggtaatgaattatattttcaaatattcCTACTTTGCCCTGTGTGGATCTGATCGTGTCATCGTGTCATATCTTATaaaatccagaggatgatttaaaggaagccccatcatacactgccactttacttttcaaatcccattaaattctgtgcaaaagatgtcgttttataattgtgtgtatcattattacttggtcgatttcagattaaAAGTGATGtgtgcataaaggataattcacaccttctgtagataacataaaatgtgaaatcgatcAGCAAATTAATAGTGTTTTTATTAATTATAActgttcaaattcaaatttaaccatacacATTATGCAGTGGTCGAGCAGTGTTCACTCACACTGCTGCTAACAAGTTAACCCAGTGGGGTgctgggtagtacttaaatcatcctctgcaaaaATCATAAGGATCAATatccaataaaatgcaaaaaaactGTTTTATTCTATTTGTAGATACTTATCTTCGAACATTACTGGATGCATTGGATCAAATAGTAGATTCTGGTAAGTTCCTTAGCTAGGCCTTAAAAATGAGTGATTTCACAATGGTTATAAACATAAATCAATAGGAATTGTATGTTATTCCCTTCTATTTTGAAAACACACTAGAGTATCCAGGaaaaatgttacattttacaaaatgaaaCGCATTTTGAGATGGTGCAATAAAACGATGTATTTTTTCAGATGCTTTTATTGCTcagattttgatcaaatttagtctcaaattgttccattTGGAAAAACATGTGGCCGCATATTATTGTCGCCCTAAAAAATgaatgccacccccccccccaccactgaCTCAAGTCAACCCCAAAAATTGCAtatgtttaaaagaaaatttattccaaaactttaattttaagggatctggaatgagcgttttgagcgtttcgacagtattttttgtgggacatgagagcacatcagacattgaattgcattctgaatacaaagaatgtctttctgatatcaaataattttaactttttgaaattcacgatataatacaaattttatgacattaaaatttgatatttttcacatttttgatatataacagtactcgaagtaaactttataaatctaatgatatattcttaaagtgtatgtagctgggatgaaaatccgacgatcaattgaaaattttgacctttcatatcattgcatattgaagatatagattttctttccgaaaagacctatttttttgtgtgttttggaaaaaaatccatatcttcaatacgaaaggtaaaaattttcaattgatcgtcggattttcatcccacctacatacactttaagtattaatcatcagatttataaagttaacttcaagtactgttaatgctctgcgtgctagccatgcgcttcaatggaaaaagttcaagttttgaaatattttctcaaaatatcaagagctatcttaagaactactggatcaatactaggcgtgtttgtactcattttaatgcatttttcatgctgattccaaatatggtcatgaaaatttacatttctgaaatatttgaatttttgaaatttttttgaaacttgtcgtctgcagtcgacacccgcgtgaagagagttaaatatcaaaaatatcaatttttaatcatttgccataaaatgtgtattacattgcgaatttcaaaaaatctaaattatttgatatcagaaggacattcttcgtattcagaatgcaattcgatatgtctgtgctgtaatgtcccacaataaatactgtccaaacgttcataccccatcccttaacgatttgaaaaaaaaaaaactgtacgCGTTTAAAAATTATTGAAacgtattttttaaaatttctccTTAGATGCAACATCCAAAAAGACGAATGAGAGGGCGCCCGATGCAGACGCGATGAAAAGAGGAGAATATGATTGGTAAGTAGGGCTAATAAAGCAAGGGAAATCACGTGAgatctacctgccgattggccaaaaagaagtttgcattgtcaattggcccaatcagcaatgttagatcgacaggtagtgctcggGGCGGTCCAGAATCGGCTTCAATATCATAAACTGACCTAAAAGAATAGGAaaaactttggtggcaaaatgtgatcTTGTTATAAACCATGCCAAAGTATGAACCGGAtcataatgattcagaaaaaatattgctTGACCTATCTGAGATGTATGGTTCTTGAGTCATAAGTATGTCAAAGGTCGTATTTTGTTCTCCACATGGGTCAAAACATGCTCGACTTTCATTAAAATAGTCTCTAATTGTATAGGTATTTCAGGGTTATAATCCTTaaacgcaaaaaaaaatgcaCGACATTGAACAAGTTCGGAAGAATTGGCTTGCGAGGAGAAAGTAACGTGGAAAATTTTGTTAGGTGTGGTCGCGTAAAATGgcaactttgggcacttttcccaaccattgcttccaaacaaaaccaattataattttaatgaatttttatgacattagggttcccttctacacctcgAAGTTTTAATAATtctgtaagggtgccctagggtttaaaaatagcctgaccaaagttaccccgcatttgttgttttttgtgacatttcagtacaaactcaaaatggagagatatattcaatttgattgaaattaatattctattattgacgcagattgTATTATGAATACGCTCAATTGTATTAATACACtcgcccaaatgtattaggaatatacccaaatgtattgggaatatacccaaatgtattgggaatacacccaaatgtattgggaatacaccaaatgtattgggaatacacccaaatgtattaggaatacacccaaatgtattaggaatacacccaaatgtattaggaatacacccaaatgtattaggtatacacctaaatgtattaggaatacacccacatgtattgcgaatacacccacatgtattaggaatacacccaaatgtattaggaatacacccaaatgtattaggaattcacccaaatgtattaggaatacacccaaatgtattaggaatacacccaaatgtattaaaaaCTTGTGCGATTCAATGGCACCAAATCATTTAAATCATTGATGTCTCGATTAATCATGTATCTTTTTATTCAAGTTTGGTATAACTTGCATATCGTTACAAGGGAAAACCTCAAGTACTTTTGGCCCCTgcacatggatgaagcaaaccattaaatataaagtctacacttaCAAGGATTTATCAATCTTTTGGGCCTTGAACATATAACTTGCAtatcgttaccatggttactaaggGAAAAACCTCATAGGCCTGTACCTTTGGCCTTTGGAATATGGATGAagtaaaccattcaatataaaggtTTTTCCAGTCGATATTTTAACCAATACCcgtcatttttaaatgaaagttcaaaaaatattttgaccacaaaatgacTAATTAATTTACAGCAATGAAATGAAAAAggcttttcattaaatttttggtTTAGCCTTGCAATGAGTTTTTCATTCTCTTTCTATACGATAGGAGTGGTACAAAGACACTTTGCGGTGGCACGTTGCAGACATATAAAGGAAATATTTGCGGAAAGCGAGAAGCTAAAGGTAAATATACACTAATCACCAAACGTATTTAAACGCCTTTAGATAGAAGATACCAAAATATTACCCCAGGGGGttcttcattttttttgtatGGGATACCGACTTCCTAAAAAGCATCCAATTGTGGGCGCAtttgtctccactgaaaacccaccatcGATATACCGAGATCGCTGAAAAGGTCATGACCCCAAATCCGTGGCACATCCGTTatacatctgcaatagctgcccatgCATTATAATAGACGTTTTGACAATTTCCGCATTCTATTTTCGTGCATCAAAGTGTCATTTTGCGAGAAATTTTGTCACGAAAGATTTGCAAAATAGTCTCGTTTGCAATCGTGTTTGTATTTGAAGACCtggtttcgtatagtttggtaatgttttatacatgttcaggggccaaaacaaatctttcataacctttcatgatgttttcaccctggaacatgtattaaacattataaaacctaagaaactatacgtaactttagtgtatacatattgaggggccaagtggacttacggtcttcttgcgctcaggtcttcatttgtaaACTTCCGCGCAACGCTAATTTGCAACATGTATACATTTATGAAACTTAATGCAGAAAATACAATCCTCAAAAgaatcagttgaatataatcagcattttttaaaacattagatatgatgataatattattgataattgtgcttgatctttcattacataacttgttccctaagtttgagtctatacgtcacattagtgggtataagatgccctcaacGTATCCCGGGGGTGGGGAAATTCATTAATGTAACAGCACAAGAGGACTCCCGTCCCCTCGCATATCTGAAGGTAGAGGTCATAATTGAGCTCCCTTAATACCGGGCCTTAATAGTGCAACGTAATGGATAAATGAATGCTCTATATGTTAATGCTTCAACatcttaggccaagtaaaataaaaaacatgtttcacgtccgggtttttgaataAAAGGAgaaagaggggctttttattttatttttttttatcgcaaaatctgtgtaaatacccataattagagctgttttagcatatacaataatgcctggaaaaaggaggaggcctctttttttatttgttgttctgagagataggcccctctaactatcacaaaatcttataaaagtgtttcttgtatattagcaaggctatagaaagcatctctacttcctagacatattttttgaaaagttataactgaatttcaaaaaataaaaataaaaatgaagaaacctcaaaaaaggaagcgggaggggacgtgaaacatgttttattttttatttggccttatgttCCGGTTTGATGCCAGAATCATgacaattgtacacatttttaAACCCATTGTAAAGAGCATACCACTAAATCAACGCGCCATTCGTGGTAGAGGTGTCCCAAACCACAGGCGTCCATTGGATGCATCTGTACTTTTCaaacaaattattcattattactttattttattcattatagACGCTCTTGCATTCCTGGAAACGGATGATCGTCAAACGGACGCGGACCCACTAGGAATATGGGCACTTATATCTACCACGCTGAATGAGGAATGTTGTGGGGAGGCGTGCTACCGCGAAGAAATTGCCGAAACATGCTGAAAAATTCTTGAGTCACGTAGACGGTGTTATCATTTGTCATTATAATTTGTCATGCATGAATTGAATTTCTTATCAGTTAATGGTATTGTataaagtaggccctaggcctacagTTATTTTCTAACTATTGTTTCCCTTAGCCTCGATTCGAGGCttctgggctctgggatggtgttcacccccccttttttttttttgcttctcgatttattttgtattcttgtgtcttcatatcctgtccacccacctctgatctgtaCGTGATGATATCAGATTACTACCTCTCTTTGttgtcatggttctgagaaaataactagagaaaattgctgattacAATCAAGTTTTATGTCTTACTCACAACACTGTAATGTTCTCAGTGTATTATAGGCTCCTTCTAATTCTTTCTTGTTGCCCACCAGAAAGATCACTATACTAACGGAGCCAATTATAGATTGAGAACTTCTTGTAGTTGAGAGCAGTTTAAGTGATGAAAATtgggatcagcaattttctctatAATACATAGTCACCTCCCTGCCTGTTTAAATCATGGCAAGCAGGACCTCTGGAGATCAGAGGTAGGTGGACAGGACGACACTTAGagagatcagaataaaaataaatctaagcaaaaaaagacaaatgaaagaccaaaaaaaataagataaatatatcaagaagcaaaaaggaaaaaaatactaTCCTAGTGCCCTAACGCCTCGAAGGGAGAGTTTCAAATGGaggtgcctaatgtgttcattccatttgaaattcatactccctctgtggaagatatttccaaaatcttccacaggggagtgtggattataGTCCAATCCGGGAGTCCAATCTTTACCTACTATAATTATTTCCCATGTAATTTCTGCAAACTAAAAAAAGACTCAATTCTCTCGgatttgtacattttcatgaccatgtttAGTATCTGcatgaaaaatacaataaaatgagtacaaacaaacccagTATTGGAAtcggtggttcttaagatag is a window of Amphiura filiformis chromosome 2, Afil_fr2py, whole genome shotgun sequence DNA encoding:
- the LOC140146033 gene encoding uncharacterized protein, whose protein sequence is MKILSTILIGVLAVSMVTSYPDTYLRTLLDALDQIVDSDATSKKTNERAPDADAMKRGEYDWSGTKTLCGGTLQTYKGNICGKREAKDALAFLETDDRQTDADPLGIWALISTTLNEECCGEACYREEIAETC